A single Cryptococcus neoformans var. grubii H99 chromosome 7, complete sequence DNA region contains:
- a CDS encoding MFS transporter, SP family, general alpha glucoside:H symporter, variant 2: protein MVGVTGISLSSEELKTQDVEQNEKLDSTTNMFTNAAAATDKEHKMTLWQGCKLYPKAILWSVLISSCCAMEGYDISLVGNFYAFDPFNRKYGVQGADGTYQVPARWQTGLSNGAQCGQILGLIVNGLATERFGYRIVILACLIWLTGVTAIFFCAPNIQTLLAGEILAGIPWGVFQSIAISYAAEVCPVALRGYLTSYGNFCWGWGQLVGIGVIKSQFGRTDQWAYRIPYGLMWMFYPPLIIGIYFAPESPWWLVRKGRIEQAKKSLLRLTSSKTDPTFDATETIDMIRHTTELEQDITSGASYLDCFKGVNLRRTEIVCMLWATQNLAGNTFSNYSTYFFEQAGLTGQIPYDFAMGQYAINMVGTFGAWYLMTKMGRRTLFVGGLCGLCVTLLSIGFVGLVPESKKQAASLATGALMLVWAVFYQCSVG from the exons ATGGTCGGCGTAACAGGTATAAGTCTCTCTTCAGAGGAGCTGAAGACTCAAGACGTGGAGCAAAATGAAAAGCTCGACAGCACCACAAACATGTTTACCAACGCCGCTGCAGCGACGG ACAAGGAACATAAAATGACCTTGTGGCAGGGCTGTAAACTCTACCCCAAAGCGATCTTGTGGTCCGTTCTTATATCTTCCTGTTGCGCAATGGAAGGTTACGACATCTCTCTTGTGGGGAATTTCT ACGCCTTTGATCCTTTCAATCGAAAGTATGGAGTGCAAGGAGCCGATGGCACATACCAAGTCCCCGCTCGATGGCAAACTGGCCTAAGTAACGGAGCGCAATGTGGTCAAATATTGGGTTTGATTG TTAATGGTCTCGCGACTGAGCGTTTCGGATATCGAATTGTAATCTTGGCCTGTCTAATCTGGCTCACCGGCGTGACCgcaatcttcttttgcgCTCCCAATATTCAAACATTGCTCGCGGGTGAAATTCTCGCTGGCATCCCGTGGGGTGTCTTTCAGTCGA TTGCCATATCTTACGCTGCTGAAGTTTGCCCTGTGGCACTTCGAGGATACCTCACCAGTTATGGTAATTTCTGCTGGGGATGGGGACAGCTTGTCGGTATTGGAGTAATAAAATCTCAATTCGGCCGAACCGATCAATGGGCATACCGCATACCTTATGGACTTATG TGGATGTTCTATCCTCCCTTGATTATTGGTATTTACTTTGCTCCCGAATCTCCTTGGTGGCTGGTCCGCAAAGGTCGAATTGAACAAGCCAAGAAATCTTTACTTCGATTGACTTCTTCTAAGACCGATCCTACATTTGATGCAACCGAAACAATCGACATGATTCGACACACTACTGAATTGGAACAAGATATCACTTCTGGTGCATCTTACCTCGACTGCTTCAAAGGGGTTAATCTCCGCAGGACTGAGATCGTTTGTATGCTTTGGGCCACTCAAAATTTGGCTGGCAACACCTTCTCCAATTATTCCACTTACTTCTTCGAGCAGGCTGGTCTTACCGGTCAAATCCCATACGACTTCGCGATGGGTCAGTACGCCATCAACATGGTTGGTACTTTTGGAGCATGGTATCTCATGACTAAAATGGGTCGGCGAACTCTTTTCGTCGGTGGTCTTTGCGGACTATG